A genomic segment from Nitrospirota bacterium encodes:
- a CDS encoding type II toxin-antitoxin system Phd/YefM family antitoxin, whose product MRTWQLQEAKARLSEVIKQASKEGPQTITMRGEPTAVVISKEEYERLKHPRESFVRFMRRSPLYGLDLDLEREQTLTRVTDIS is encoded by the coding sequence ATGAGGACATGGCAGCTTCAGGAGGCAAAGGCACGCCTTAGTGAGGTGATCAAGCAGGCCTCGAAAGAGGGTCCCCAGACCATTACGATGCGCGGGGAGCCGACCGCGGTGGTCATTTCGAAAGAGGAGTACGAGCGGCTCAAGCACCCCAGGGAGAGTTTCGTCCGCTTCATGAGGAGGTCGCCTCTTTACGGTCTGGATCTCGACCTGGAGCGGGAGCAGACACTCACCAGGGTAACTGATATCTCATGA